In Clostridium sp. DL-VIII, the following proteins share a genomic window:
- the rplA gene encoding 50S ribosomal protein L1 encodes MGKKYIESAKLIDKSALYNPVEALELTLKTAKANFDETVELHVRLGVDPRHADQQVRGAVVLPNGTGKTVRVLVFAKGDKATEAQQAGADFVGAEELVQKIQTENWFEYDVVVATPDMMGVVGRIGRVLGPKGLMPNPKSGTVTFDVAKAIEEIKAGKVEYRVDKTAIVHCPIGKKSFGTEKLKENFVALMDALIKAKPAAAKGQYLKSVSVSSTMGPGAKVNPTKVLD; translated from the coding sequence ATGGGAAAAAAATACATTGAAAGTGCAAAGCTTATAGATAAGAGTGCATTATATAATCCAGTAGAAGCATTAGAACTTACATTAAAGACTGCAAAGGCAAACTTTGATGAAACTGTTGAATTACATGTAAGACTTGGTGTAGATCCAAGACATGCAGATCAACAAGTAAGAGGAGCAGTTGTATTACCAAACGGAACAGGTAAAACAGTTAGAGTGCTTGTATTTGCTAAAGGAGATAAAGCTACAGAAGCACAACAAGCAGGAGCAGATTTTGTTGGAGCAGAAGAATTAGTTCAAAAGATCCAAACAGAAAATTGGTTTGAATATGATGTAGTTGTTGCAACACCAGATATGATGGGAGTTGTAGGTAGAATTGGTAGAGTATTAGGACCTAAGGGATTAATGCCAAATCCAAAATCAGGAACAGTAACATTTGATGTTGCTAAAGCAATTGAAGAAATTAAAGCTGGTAAAGTTGAATATAGAGTAGATAAAACAGCTATAGTTCACTGCCCAATTGGTAAGAAATCATTTGGAACTGAAAAGTTAAAGGAGAACTTCGTTGCGTTAATGGATGCTTTAATTAAAGCAAAGCCAGCAGCAGCTAAGGGTCAATACTTAAAATCAGTATCAGTTTCAAGCACAATGGGACCTGGTGCAAAGGTTAATCCTACAAAAGTTTTAGATTAA
- the rplJ gene encoding 50S ribosomal protein L10 → MNKNRELKEAKVAEIKEKLEKSKTIVLSKYQGLTVEEDTTLRKNLREAGVEYKVYKNTLVTLAAKELGLDGLVEYLEGPVSIAFGYEDVTVPARVLNDFAKDHKKLELKAGVVEGEIYDVDKIKQLATIPSKEVLIAKLLGSIKSPISSFARVLSAIADSKETGSAE, encoded by the coding sequence ATGAATAAAAACAGAGAACTTAAAGAAGCAAAAGTTGCTGAAATTAAGGAAAAGCTAGAAAAGTCAAAAACTATTGTTCTTAGTAAGTATCAAGGTTTAACTGTAGAAGAAGATACTACACTTAGAAAAAATCTAAGAGAAGCTGGAGTTGAGTATAAGGTATATAAAAATACTTTAGTTACTTTAGCAGCTAAAGAATTAGGTTTAGATGGTTTAGTAGAATATTTAGAAGGACCTGTGTCTATTGCATTTGGTTATGAAGATGTAACAGTACCAGCAAGAGTTTTAAATGATTTTGCTAAGGACCATAAAAAATTAGAATTAAAAGCAGGTGTTGTAGAAGGAGAAATCTACGATGTAGATAAGATTAAACAACTTGCTACAATACCATCAAAAGAAGTTCTTATTGCAAAACTTCTTGGAAGTATCAAGTCTCCAATATCAAGCTTTGCACGTGTATTAAGTGCTATTGCTGATAGTAAGGAAACTGGATCTGCAGAATAA
- the rplL gene encoding 50S ribosomal protein L7/L12: protein MTREDIIQAIKEMSVLDLNELVKACEEEFGVSAAAAVVAGGAVAGGAAAAEEKTEFDVVLASAGDNKIKVIKAVREITGLGLKEAKEIVDGAPKTLKEAVSKEEAEDMKAKLAEVGATAEVK, encoded by the coding sequence ATGACAAGAGAAGATATAATTCAAGCAATAAAAGAAATGAGTGTTTTAGATTTAAATGAATTAGTAAAGGCTTGTGAAGAAGAATTTGGAGTAAGTGCTGCTGCTGCTGTTGTAGCTGGAGGAGCTGTAGCTGGAGGAGCTGCTGCTGCTGAAGAAAAGACTGAATTCGACGTAGTATTAGCAAGTGCTGGAGATAACAAGATTAAAGTTATCAAAGCAGTTAGAGAAATAACTGGATTAGGATTAAAAGAAGCTAAGGAAATAGTTGATGGAGCTCCTAAGACATTAAAAGAAGCTGTTTCTAAAGAAGAAGCTGAAGATATGAAAGCTAAATTAGCTGAAGTTGGAGCAACTGCAGAAGTTAAATAG